The Thiohalomonas denitrificans nucleotide sequence GGAACTTGAGCATAATGGTGGTCTTGAAGGGTTCCACCTCTGCCATGCGCTCGGCAGCGCCAATGGACTGCAGGGAGACCCCGAACAGCACCACCAGAATGATGTACTTCACAGCCCACAGTCGCTCATGCACCAGCTGCGGAAAATCAAACTGCCTAATCCCGACATAGCGCGCGATCTTGTTCAGCAGCTCCTGCAATGCCCCGAAGGGACACAGCCAGCCGCAATATACGCCGCGCCCCCACAGCAGCAGCGTCAAGGCAACATATGACCAGAGGATGAACATCAGCGGATCCAGAAGGAACGTATCCCAACTGAAGCCATGGAACACCGCATCGGTAAAGGTCAATACATTGACGATAGAAAGTTGGGCAAGGGTGTACCAGCCGACGAAAAATACCGTGAAGACCAGGAACCCATTGCGCACCAACCAGAAGAGGCGTGCACGGCGCACCAGCCAGTCCTGGAAGAAGAGAATGGCAGTGAGCAGCAGGAGGGCAGCACCCAAAACACCGATCTGAAATGGCTTGTCCTTCCAGATGGAGACCCAGATCGCCTCCTCTTCGTCAGCAGTGGCGGCAGCGGCGGGTTCGGGCCGTTCAACATATTCGTCCGGCAGCCGGTACTCGGCGCCGAAAGTGCTGAATATTCGGTCCAGGGGACCAACTTCACGCATGACGAGCAATTCCAGTTGCCAGTCGCGGCCCGGGTCGAAACCGCTCTCCTCGCGGATGATGAAGATTCCCATCTCGTGGAAGTCCGGGATCCCTTCCGCATACACATCACTCAGGCGGTGATAGTCGGTATCACGAAAATTGATCGTCGTCCGGTCCTGCTCTATTTGTATGCGATCAAAAATGCCGCCGCGCACGTAGCCGGAACCCTTGAACGAGTATGCGCCGTTGGCCATCAGTGCGACGGCGTGCTCGCCCTCCTCGAGAGTGCCCATCAGCCACTCGTACTGGGAATCTCCCAGCAGGTTCTTCCCGATGGTCGGCGGATTGAGGTGAGTGTAATAAAGGTTGATTAAGGTATGGCAAGGATCATCCGCAGGCAATTCGGCACAACCGGGCGCCGGCTTGGGCCCTTTGCCTTCCCCGTCGGTGCCCGCAAAGGCAGCTTCGACAGATTCGAAGTCAAGATAGAGGCGGCGGACACTGCCGTCGCCGGTAAGGGTCTCCCAGTCGGCATCCCGATAGACATCCTCGAGCACCCGGCCCGGCTCAGCCGTAACCTGCTGGATCGGTTCGATGATGCCTCTCGAAACGGCGAGCTTGCGAGCACTGCGCATGATGCTCTGGCCCACTACTACGACGGTTACCGTAGCACCACTGACCGCGTCCACATTGATGTCGGTTTCCTTGCCGCCACCCCCGACACGGACACGATCACGGACGCTCAGGCCAACGTACTGCTCGGCAAAGTCAAACAGCTTCTGTTCGGGAATACCGACCAGCAGGATGGGTTCGTGGTGTTCCAGCACTTCCGTACCGGTGATTACCCCGGACGTATCCATACCCACCAGCAAGTTGACAGGCTTTCCGGAGTAGGCGGGAATACGCACCACATCATCGGTTACCAGGAGATAGCCGAGCAGTTCATCGCCACGATATGCCTCGGCGGCAGAGGGTTCTCCGGAAAATTCGGAATAGCGGTCCGCCTCGGGAAAGAAGTCTTGCGCCTGGGGATAGAGTTCGTCGGCCGTCTGGGCCTGTGCCAACCCAAACGTTAACAGCAACATGAAAAATAGCGCCGCCCGCACCCATCGCCCGATCAATGCCGGACTCTCCGAAGCTTTCATCGAAAACACTCTACGCCCTGATGAAGTTGAATGCGGCGGATGTACTCCGTGCGCTGCTGTCTGCTGCTGGCGACCCGGTGCCGCCAGTGAGTGCGTGAAATGCCGCTGTCGCGCGTCAACGTATGTCATTTGCCACACCTGTGTCAATGTGACCCCACACCAGGGCGGGGAAAAAAATCGGGGGTTTTCGGCCACTTTTCCTGAAAGGGAGGCGACGACGATTGGCGATGATCAGCCACTATTGCTATCGCGACCTCCTCATGCGGTCCGTTTGATATATCCAGAAAGCGTTGCACTCACCTTTTGATTCAAAGGGAACGGTGCTCGATGAATCCGACTCAAGGTCCGCCGATGCTCGTTTGCTGTGGGAGTGAAATCACCCAAGCCACTCTTCCAGTTCGGAAAAATCGCGCCTGACGAAAGGCATCGGGGAGAGCTTTGTGTTTAATATGACCAAGAACGCTGGCTAAAGTTTGGACTTACCAAGAGTTCAGAGGAGTGCCCTGGCTGCGCCCTTGATATGAATCAACACGGAACGGGGGGATTATATCCCGAACCGGACCCCGGTATTCAAGCTCTTTTTGGATGAACGGTGTGAGTTCAAAATGGCGTTGACTTCACTAAGTGATACTGATTATCATTTAGGTTCTTAACAACGGAGATTGCCATGAAACAGCGCCAATTTTATTGGATACCCATACTGCTCTGGGGCCTTCTCGGCTTGGGCACGAGTGGCATCGCTTATGCCGAACCGATTGATCACTTCAAAGGGGAACCAGCCAACTCCCTCGAACAGGCGCTGGAGAACCTTGCCGAATACAATCAGAAACTGGAGGCGACGCTATCGGAACGGGAGCTGAACGCCACGTCGCTGGGGAACATCCACCAGTACACCTACACACTGGAAAACGCACTGGGGAAAATTCACGAGGAGCTCCGGCAACTCGCCGACACTCTCGAAGAGGTGCATATAGCATCGGAAACCAACGATACCGAAACCGTGCTGACCAAAAGCCGTGAGTACCTCTCTGTATCACGGCAGGCGATTCGTCATTAATTGCCCCGCCCGCCGCTTGGCAGCCCCGGATCAATGAAGAATAAATAACCACGGGGTACACGGGGACCCGGGGTAAAACAGGTTGTTCGGTTTTTTGTTCCCCGTGCGCCCCGTGTACCCCGTGGTTCGAATTCAAGGAAGGAATCGTTGAGTTCTTCAGAAGAAGAATGCCAGCATCCATTATTCCAGGTGCCGGTCAGGGCAGCTTGCCCCGTTCGCCGAGATAGGCCGCCTCCGCTTCTGTGAGTTCCACCTCGTCATAGCCATCCAGCATGGGTCGCAGGTGGTGCCAGAAGGAACCACCGATGGTGAGCAGGTAAACGTGCACCACCACGAAGGCGAGTATGGCGTAGGCGGCGAGCAGATGAATTGCTGCCACCCAGCCGAGGGCGCCGGCATTGCTGGCCGGCTCGGCCCACAGGTTATAGGTGAGATAGCCGATCCCGGTGATCCAGACTGCGGGGAAGAGCACCAGCTTCAGGGCCAGGTAGGCGAGCGCCTGAAGCGGATTGTGTTTGCGCCAGAACGCCTTGCGGTAGGGGTGACGCTCGCCCTTGAAGATCCCGTAGGCATAAAAGCGGGCCACCGCCCACAGACCGTGGGTGGTGGGCAGGTAGTGGCGCCAGGCACCGGTGGTGAAATGCCAGAAGATGGCCAGCAGCCACAAGACGATGAGCGCGGTGGCGGACCAGGAGTGTAGACCCGCCGCGGTCTCGAAGGTGATCGTGTGGTGGACGCCGTGGACGGCCAGTCCGGTGAACAGCAGAGTCATGATCAGCAGCATCTGCGCCCAGTGCCAGAAGCGCTCGAAGCGGCTAAAGACCATTACACGGCGTCGGGTCATGTTGCCCTCCTCCGGGCAGCCGAAATGAGGCGCAGCAAAGCATGCAGCAGAACACCGGCCAGTGACCCTCCCATCAGCAACAGACCAATCCGGTCCGTCCAGCGTCCGTCACGGCCCGGCAGATAGAAGCCGCCCAGGTCGGCCAGGCGGCCGTTGTCACTGTGGCAGGCGGCGCAAGCGAGGGCCTCCTCCTTCGGCGCCACCATGTGAGTTATAGGCCAGTACGAATAGGTCTCGATAAAACCGTGCTCGCCGCTGTAGGGGATGTCGTTCTTTTCCATGCCGCGGGCGATGGCCCGGCCGAAATCGTAGTTGCCCCAGAAGGCGTCCGAATCGTCTCCCCAGAGGTGCATGTAAACCAGCGTATCATTGCCTTTGTCGTACGGCTGCACGCTGTGCATTCGTTTGAAGGGCCAGATGCGCGCGGCAGGGTCGTCGGCCGCACCCTCGAAGCGATTGATGGGAATGGGGGCTTCATCCGGGTCGAAGCGGGTATCGATGGTCGTATAGATCATGCGCCCATCGAACCAGGCATAGCGGGGAACGATGTTTTCATCGTACTCGAAGCTCCCCTTGATGGATTTGTAGGTGGCACGGTGTTCGCCATTGCTCTGGGT carries:
- the nosR gene encoding transcriptional regulator NosR; translated protein: MKASESPALIGRWVRAALFFMLLLTFGLAQAQTADELYPQAQDFFPEADRYSEFSGEPSAAEAYRGDELLGYLLVTDDVVRIPAYSGKPVNLLVGMDTSGVITGTEVLEHHEPILLVGIPEQKLFDFAEQYVGLSVRDRVRVGGGGKETDINVDAVSGATVTVVVVGQSIMRSARKLAVSRGIIEPIQQVTAEPGRVLEDVYRDADWETLTGDGSVRRLYLDFESVEAAFAGTDGEGKGPKPAPGCAELPADDPCHTLINLYYTHLNPPTIGKNLLGDSQYEWLMGTLEEGEHAVALMANGAYSFKGSGYVRGGIFDRIQIEQDRTTINFRDTDYHRLSDVYAEGIPDFHEMGIFIIREESGFDPGRDWQLELLVMREVGPLDRIFSTFGAEYRLPDEYVERPEPAAAATADEEEAIWVSIWKDKPFQIGVLGAALLLLTAILFFQDWLVRRARLFWLVRNGFLVFTVFFVGWYTLAQLSIVNVLTFTDAVFHGFSWDTFLLDPLMFILWSYVALTLLLWGRGVYCGWLCPFGALQELLNKIARYVGIRQFDFPQLVHERLWAVKYIILVVLFGVSLQSIGAAERMAEVEPFKTTIMLKFQREWSYVFYAVILLAISVVNRKFYCKYVCPLGAALAVPARLRLFDWWLRRRKECGKPCQVCAKECEVQAIHPTGEINPNECHFCLDCQATYWNDHKCPPLVERRKRKEMRMAKREVAVELPKKHKADIGA
- a CDS encoding DUF6746 family protein, whose translation is MKQRQFYWIPILLWGLLGLGTSGIAYAEPIDHFKGEPANSLEQALENLAEYNQKLEATLSERELNATSLGNIHQYTYTLENALGKIHEELRQLADTLEEVHIASETNDTETVLTKSREYLSVSRQAIRH
- a CDS encoding cytochrome b/b6 domain-containing protein — protein: MTRRRVMVFSRFERFWHWAQMLLIMTLLFTGLAVHGVHHTITFETAAGLHSWSATALIVLWLLAIFWHFTTGAWRHYLPTTHGLWAVARFYAYGIFKGERHPYRKAFWRKHNPLQALAYLALKLVLFPAVWITGIGYLTYNLWAEPASNAGALGWVAAIHLLAAYAILAFVVVHVYLLTIGGSFWHHLRPMLDGYDEVELTEAEAAYLGERGKLP